The region TTTCTTTTTGGCAATACCCGCCTTGATAAATGCTTTAGCGACATTATCGTTAATGACGAACCATTCATATTCATCTTCTAGTACATCGGGGTCATAAATATCAATAAAGTCAGACCAATACTTTTTAAGCCAAGAGTTAGTACCGAGGAAATTATTACGGTTTGACTCAATAACAGCATCAAAAGGCTCAACTTCAACTTCATAAGCGCATGCTGAATCGAAACAACGTTTATATATTGTGATAAATTGCTCAACGGTAGAGGGTTTGTAATCCTGTAGGTCAGCACGAAGTTCAAATAAGTCTGAAACATCTTTAAATTTTACAGAGGTCCCTTTGGGAGCTGGCATGCGTTTAGCTGTGTATTTGCCTGTTTCGTTGAAAAAATGGGAATGATTCATTTTAAATCCTTTGAACTTATTTTTATTTAAACGCTTTCTAAAATTGAAACCACCTTACCATGCACTGTTGTTGTATTTGGATCTATAGGGTATTTGTCTGATCCATCGACATAATATACTTTGCTGTCTGGTAATTGCTGTAACTCACCTATTTGGAATACGTCATTGATTGAAAATAGGTACATACCTTTTGTTACTGTCGAAGATTTTTTATCGATGAAATATGAAGCCTTGTTGGTTATGGCCACAGCGTCAGTAGAAGGGGAAATCCCTATATTTAACCAAAAGAAATCATTGGCAATATACTTAGTTTTGGCAGTCAATTTGCCGTTTTCAAGTAAGTAGGTATTGCTACAGGCTTGTACACCGTTAGTTAAAGTTTGCTCAGACAAATTATCTTTAATTGCAGGTGCTACTGTATTCTCTTGAACCTTGCGATCCTCCCACTCGTAACCGAAGCATAAATAATGCATAGATGTACCAGTAGCTAAATGGATTCTGCAAAGCAACTCATGCGGAGTAACTTTTCGTGTTTGCCAAGTAGACAAAGTACCTATGCTTACAGATGTAGCATTAGATAATTCAGTCCTGTTATTAAATTTTAATATTTGAATCAGACGTTTAATTATTTGGGAACCGCCATCATAGTGAGCAGGTTTACCTAAGGGGTATCTGAAATACTTTAAATTTTGATTTATAGTTGCGTAACTTGGTGTCGTAGTAGGGTTGGGACAAAACTGCATAACGTTAATATCACCAACCACAGTATCAAAAAGAAGGTACTCAATTGAAATTCCTGTCGCTAAATGAATGCGTATTAACAGTTCATATGGAACTGTTGAACGTGTTTGCCAGGTTGCGATAGAACCAGGTGAAACACCTATTATCCCCGATAGTTCTACTTTACTTCGTAAATTAAAAATATGTAAAAGCCTGTCTATTACAACCTTCCCCCCCTCAACATTTAAAAGGTCTAATGTTTCATTTTGAATGTAATTCTGTTTTTTGTTGACTTCGCTATCTGTTTGATCAATCATTATCTCACCAAGTGACGATACTGTTAAGTAGCCTTAGACACTACTCAACACCAAATACAATTGAATAGAGGGTAACACTAAATGACCAGATCTGCTTATCAAATTGCTAGCCCATTCGTATCATTTGAAGAGTATTCTCGGCTGTCTGGAGTGCCGATCAATACTATTCGTTGTATGGTAAGGGAAGGGCGCTTGCCTATCCGCACCAAGTTAAAACCACAAGAAAAACCACTTATCAACATGTTAGCGTTAATGAGAGAAGCGGATGAGCAGTGTTTAGTTGCTTAATCCGCTTACTATCACTTTGACTATTTTTCTCTTCAATTGAATATTAGCAAAAAGGAATTTTGCCGCTATGTATGAAAATGATACGAGTAAACATAAAAACCGTCATGTGAATGGTTCTGTCCGTCAGTTTGCACATGATGAGAATTTAAAAAAGGTCGCAGAGGCCGCAAATTTTCACAGTTCACAAATGCTACGCAACAAGTTGTGTTTAGAACAACCGCACCAACTTACGGTGCACGAGCTGGTGCAGATATCACGAGTAACTGGTAATCGCTGCATTGTTGACGGGGTGTTGTTAGATCTCAATTGTGCGCCATCGGTATCGTTAGATTCGTTGAGTTGTGCTGATAAAACCGAGTTAACCGACCGAGCGTTAGATATTAGCGCCAATGTCGCTCAGTTAGGTTCGCTGGCATTAGATGTAAAAGTAACAAAACGAATTACCGAGCGTATGCGGCATGAAACATTAAAACGCGCCAGTTATGTGATGACCGAGCTTGCGATATTCGTGCATGACGTAGAACAGAAATTTCAAGCTATCCCAGTGCTAACCGTTGCGAGTGATGCACTGCAAGCGATGCCTATACCGGGTTTGATGTAAGGCTTTTATAAAAGGAATAAATAATGAATACATTAAAAAAAGATGAATCAGCAATAATGCCCGCAGTGATTAACGCGGCCAATGATGTTGAGTCTCCCACGTTGAGCGAGCGCTTTAATGATATTAGAGCCATGTTGGGTAGAAACTTTGCAGCAGCCCAATACAACAAATTAACTGACCAACAAAAAGCGATGATTTTGTTTGGTGCCCGTATTAAGCCCAGTTCTCACATTAACACCCCACTAGAAAGCATGACGTTCGAAGAACGTGAGCAGATCCGCTTATCGATTATTGCCCTTAGAAATTTAGGCCAGTCATTTGGCGAGAGTTTATTAAGCCGTGACCAATTCAGCGTTAAAGCAAACCGTAAATTACATGCATAAAAAAGCCACATTCGTTTGCACCGGATGTGGCCACATCAATTCAAACTAAACCAGACAGGATTAATATGAAATCAACACCGCAAAGCTTATCAATAAATCAGGTTGTTAGCAACGAAGCTAATCGCGTTATCGCCTCGCTGTATTTAAAAGGTTTCTCGTGTGAGCCGACCATTGTCGAGTCAGTGCTCGAATCGCTGCTTGAAATTGCTCAGGTGGCAAAGTTGCCCGTCGCATCACAACTTAACATCCGCTTAATAGCTCTCCGCAATAAGATCCGAGTAAACCAAATACAAATGCAAGAGGTGGCGTAATGAGTGCTGATAATTCGAGCCAAGACGCATGTTATATCGCGGAGTTAGACAATCGCTGTTTTTTACGGTTGCTAAAAATTCACCTCGATGGATTTAATCAGGCTGTTGAGGATGGTTTTTTTTCAACTGCTCATTATCACTTAAATACCATCTCTGCAATGCGTTCTCTATCAAACATTGTGCTGCAGGGGGATTTTGTTGATGAGTCGCTGAGCGCTCTTTATTTCCTATTGCTAGCAGCAATTAAAAAATCTCAGTCAGAAGGGGCGCTTAAATGAAATTATTTAATGTTGATCCAACCGAAGTTGAAGTGCTCACTGTTTTTGCTATCAATTGTTTCATGTGTGCGAACACTCATTATGTTCAAAGAGAAAGAACAGTGGGGGATGCAATTAATAGCGCAGCTAAAGACGGTTGGCACGGTTATGAAATTGACAGTGAAACTTGCTCTGCTGCGTGCCCTACATGTATTCAAGAAGTGAAAGAAAATGAAGCGGAAAATTTTACAGAAACGGTTGAGTTAAAACTACGAGTTAGTCCAAGTGCAACTAGCATGACCATTTTGGAAAAAGAAGTGAGGGGAGACATTAGGTCATGCGAGTTATTTCCTACAGCGGGTCCAGTCTGTGATACCAAAAAAGATTTTGTTTTAACCCCGCTAGAGGAATTTAGACACTACACGGCTATCAGCAAAATGAAGGCTGTTAACTTGTATTTTATTCGTGAATTCGCTTTAGAGCAGTTAGAAATATCCAAAGATGCTGCACTTGTTTCATTTTGGAATGGCAATCGGGACAGTATTCCATTTATGAAGGCTGATGCTTTTGAATGGGCTCAACTTGCTAGAGGCCTTGCTCGTGAAATTAAAAAGAAGGGTGGTTTATGAGCAAAGCAAACAAAGCCGCCTTTGAACATATCTTGAGCCATTATCGCGGCAATAAACAATCCCTTGTTGGTGAAATCAAGATACTGATTGATAACGATAGCGTGATCGACAATGCGCGCCTAGTGAATATTGCTAAATATTGCGGTGCACTTGATTGTTTGTATTGGCAAGCGCTGGGTAACGACCTTACCAATTTAGCCAAAGGGATCCGTCGAACACTCACTAAAGCTCATGCGTTTCATGGCATCGAGGGGTTGTGATGGATTTCGAGCAACTCGAACGCCAAGCCGGGATTAATCTCTCGGCTATTTTTTTGACTGTTTCCGATAAAGCAGATCTTAATTGGTCGAAAAGGCAGCTTGACGGGTTACCGGATGAGGTGGCCCGCAGCTTATTTAAGGAGTATTTACATAAGTGGCGCGCGGACAAACCTCGCGCTAAACGCAATGCCAACATCTGGCTGCGTAAACGGGTAATCGCGGTTAATGACATGCTGCACACATTCCCAATACCCATTTGGCATTTACAAACCGATGTACGCCGTGCAGCCATAGCCCACGAATGGGCTAATCGATGTTCGACATTACTGCATAACGCCACCGAATACGGCAGTACACAAATTGACGCATTAGAGCTCGTTAATCGGGTCAAGCAGCCTGCCGACATGTGGAGCTTTAGCCCACCAATGCCCAGT is a window of Shewanella sp. VB17 DNA encoding:
- a CDS encoding helix-turn-helix domain-containing protein — translated: MIDQTDSEVNKKQNYIQNETLDLLNVEGGKVVIDRLLHIFNLRSKVELSGIIGVSPGSIATWQTRSTVPYELLIRIHLATGISIEYLLFDTVVGDINVMQFCPNPTTTPSYATINQNLKYFRYPLGKPAHYDGGSQIIKRLIQILKFNNRTELSNATSVSIGTLSTWQTRKVTPHELLCRIHLATGTSMHYLCFGYEWEDRKVQENTVAPAIKDNLSEQTLTNGVQACSNTYLLENGKLTAKTKYIANDFFWLNIGISPSTDAVAITNKASYFIDKKSSTVTKGMYLFSINDVFQIGELQQLPDSKVYYVDGSDKYPIDPNTTTVHGKVVSILESV
- a CDS encoding DNA-binding protein, which encodes MTRSAYQIASPFVSFEEYSRLSGVPINTIRCMVREGRLPIRTKLKPQEKPLINMLALMREADEQCLVA
- a CDS encoding phage regulatory CII family protein, which gives rise to MYENDTSKHKNRHVNGSVRQFAHDENLKKVAEAANFHSSQMLRNKLCLEQPHQLTVHELVQISRVTGNRCIVDGVLLDLNCAPSVSLDSLSCADKTELTDRALDISANVAQLGSLALDVKVTKRITERMRHETLKRASYVMTELAIFVHDVEQKFQAIPVLTVASDALQAMPIPGLM